In Vidua macroura isolate BioBank_ID:100142 chromosome 9, ASM2450914v1, whole genome shotgun sequence, the genomic window CAAGGAATCTAAGGAAGAGCAATGAAAATTTCTGGAGCTTTATTTCTCAAGACAACACTGCTGCTAGCAAACAGCTTGGTTATCTTGGCTGAAATTGGAAAATGTAAAGCCTGCCTGAAGCAGGCACCCCATGTGAAtgccaggagaggctggagaagcTGAGCTGAAACTTTCATCTGGAAGTTGCACCTTGTAAGGGGCAGTGTCAGGCAGCAGGTGAGACTGCTAGCAGTGCTGCTGACAGGAACGTTACCAGCGGTAAGGAACAATCATCTCTGCAGCCTTCTGAttaggaaatgaaataaacaaacaaaagagtAATAATTGGATGGTTTAGGAAAGCCTGAGGGAGTTAAGGCTGCAGCATAAGTAATTTCTTGGTGCTTAATGACCACCTGGTAGGAGTTCACATTAATAGCTTCTATTATGTGTCCTTCACAGCATTATTACTGTAAACAACACAGGGAAGTTCTGCCATTGGTTGTAAAtgctctgcaggctctgatgCAGCACAAACAACATCTAACACCAACCAGTGTGTCAGCTCTATAAATTATCCCAAATCACCACTCCCTTCACATTAAATACaactttattcttttcttttcaggtCTAATCACAGACTTTTCTAATCATCTctgacagcagagagaaaattcttactcaaaaaataaaaatcccatctGTAACAGCAGCATGTGGGAACACTACTTGAAGAAAACCAAgtcctcctccccctccaaaTGGGGTTATCCAAGATCTCTCCTGGCACAGAAAGAGCTTCCTGCATCATGGTTAACTGCTCTATAGCTGTGTCAGGCTCCCACGGCTCTTTTTTCCCATTAAgcatttttaagcattttaagCATGGGCAGCACGGTCCATGGAATGCACTTACCCACAGTCATGAAggtgcccaggagctgctccgtGGCCACTGGTTTGATCTCTGTGCGCAGATTCACAAACCTGCCAACCACCAGCGGGGCTCGGCGGAAACCCAGGATTCTgatttggggtgaaaaaatACGACCTGAGAATTTGcaacagaggcagcagttcaaaatcaaaacaaaaaaaccctcacagtCTCTGTCCAAAGAGTAAAGCTGAAGCCCTGCAGCAACCTCCTCTTTTCTCCAAGGCAAAGTAAGGAAACTCATCTTTCTTATGTGTCTGGATGTTAAACTTAATTTATAGGCCATCAGTGACACTCCTTTATTAAAGCATTTGCAGCAGAGCAACAGAGGATGCACCACGCTCCAACTCTCAGAATTCAGACCTCACACCAGAAATATCCATCATGTGTCTGAAGCAGGCTTGAAACAGTAAAACCATATGGCCCGTGGGCTGTCACCTGGAAAGATCATTTCTAATTTGTGGGAACCACTATCTATTAAAATGTTATGCTTAAGCCCAATGCAATTACACTTTAAAGCAACCAATCCAAGAGTTGTTTTGTTTGGcacaaggaaggagaagggaagagagaatGGTAGTACAAAAGTGAATGCCTGAGAAGTGCCTGGAAAAACAGAGGTGGGAAGAACAACCATAAAACTTGCAGTTTCAAGATCCAGGTTCCACTCCCATGCCTGCCACAGCCTTTGCTCTGTGACCACAAATGACTCCGGTGTTtgtaatggaattttaaaagtgCTTAAAGAAGTACAAAGATCAAAGGAGTGTCAACCCCAACTCTCTTAATGCACTTTTGACACCCTTTGGATAGTCTTTGTATCTCAGAAAAAGATCCTGAAAAGGCTCTTCTGGAAAAGGGACAATTGACATTCCACAGATGTATTGGGACAGTCACTCCAAAAAGTGAAAAGGATTTGTTTTAGATATTCAATGAGTAAATCCCCTTCCATCAGTATAAAATAACTCCAAGAAAGGGGAACACAGAACGTCTGTCTGAACAAGTCATGTGCATTAGGACAAAACTCAGAGCCAATACTAAGCTATGCACAGCCTGAGCAAAAGCAGGTGttccaacaaaacaaacccacagcttCGATGTGGAAAACCTGCCCCTGTATTTTCAGACCCACAGCTGAGATGACATCATCCTGGAAGGCACAGCCTCCCCATCAGTGGTAAACACACAAAATGATCCAGGATCCTCCTTGAAACAATGGCATCCTTGGACAACATATTCCTGAAGAATAAagagctgcagagccacagAGAAAGgccagagaaaaaaagcacaaaatcatGACCAAATGGACAGCAAAGAAGAGTTATGTGAGATTTGGACACTTGAAAGAGGCTTTGATTGAATGTTCAATCACTATTTTTTCAGGGAATCTGAAGTCTGTATGCTTCTTGAAAGCACAAATGGACTGACATCTGGCTACATtatcttttttttgtcttaatatACCCTGATTTTGGCCCACCAGCACAAGCTGGCTGTAGCAGCAATGGGTGTTACTCAACTAGTTATCATCCTAGATCTTCTAATTCTTCCTAGAATTACTGATTTCTACTGCCTGAGTTCCACAGGTGAATCAGGACTAACAAACATCCCTGTCACCACCTATAAGTTTAATCACAGTGATAAGGCTTTTATCTATGTACTGAGAAACCTCTGTTTCAGTTCAACCATTCTATCCTTTGTTACATTTGTCCCTCCTTATTCCTTTTCTCAAGATTTTATGTGTCTTCACCTCCAAATCTTCCTATGAGGAAACAGAGACTGTGCTCATTTAAGTTATGTGAAATTGCAGCCCTAACAGCATTTCAAAACTATTGACATTCAGTGTTTGGTGTTTTCTGTCCCATTATTTGAACATcctataattttcattttttcctgtaattgcACCTCCAGCACAGGTCTACAAAACCACGTGGGTACCCCAAGCACAATTAGTATATGACTAGCTGGTTTTCCTCTAGGATGCACTGATTCATATTTAGTGTAGACTAAATTGTTAGTCTAGACGTTAGTCTTGACTTTTTAGTGAACTGGATATGAACTTAGCATatacatttaatatttcagaCTCTTCCATGGCATTTGGCTAAGGTCTTTCTCCCTGCAATATCAGAGTGGTTTCAGGGCTGGTTCTTGTTTCCAAACTTTTCACAAGTATCTAAAATGTTACACTCTTGAACAGATCTTAGAAACAAAGTTTCACAGAATAAATTCAGTGTTCTTTTGGCTTCAATGTGGTATATTGGCAGGTTAGAGGTAGCTCCCATCTGAGGTGCATTCTTCAAAGAACCCcttttttctggtattttccAAAGACAATAAAACCAGATAAAGCAGTAATTCCATACCTATCCAAGTGAAAGGCTGCCACTTCTGCATTGTGTCTGTCATAGCCAGCGTAGGGTTCTCCTTCCACTATATAATCCCTGGCATATCTGGAattgaaataaatcaaataaagtGAGTCTATGTAGAATCCCTGTCAATTTTGTTGTTCAGAGTaacaatttaataataatttaataatagtTTAAGAGTCTCTGGGTCACTCTGCAAGTGACTGCCAATGGGAGAATGGAAAAACATCAACAAGATTGAAGTGTCCAGACTGTTGAAGTAgtaaaaaaggaggaaaggtcAGTGATGTACAGTGGTCTCCAGAGCTCGGGAAGCAGTTCACATTCCAACTAATAAATTTTAATCCAAGCATATGCCAAGTCACATCTTAGAACAAAGAGCACAGACCCTGCTATGGAACAGGGGGATATTTATACTGGAAAGCAGCAATTCCACAGATGATTTTGGGGTTAGAAAGAATTGTACATTAACAGCTCTCAAATACAATCTTATATTGTGGAAGAGATGGCAAATGCAATCTTTAGTAGATAGAAATTCAGCAAGTGTAAACCTGAGGACAACACTGGGTATAAACAGAGCCTTTATCCCGGCAGAGAAAAGACATAATGAACagcaaaaaatagaaattacgCACTAATTGCAACAACAATGGCGTATTTTGGTGAAGTGCAAGGCTTTTTGCtcccttttttatcttttagtACTTGGTACTTAATCAAGGCAAACACCAATTTCTCAGCTGCCTGACATTTGGATCAGTGTAGATACTGCTTTAGCACCACACTGCAGCTGAGTGTGAAATACCACAATCAATACCGAGCAAACGGGTGAAATGCAACaggttttcaaataaaataaggCCAAATTAGGTTACCTATTATTTCATTTCCATCTATGTAGCAAATTGTGCAAACTGGATTACTTCCAGCAGAATTTGTGTTCAAGCAGTAGCAACAACAATGTAAGAGAAGGCACCGAGCTGGACCCCAATTTTTTAGCCTTGCTCAGGGAGGATGTGGGGTGACAAGACATTCCACTTCCCTAACCTGGGCAAATGCTTCAGCTTCTCTGCAAGGCAGCGCAAAAGAGAATTCACCAGTGCAGGATTCCTGCCAAATGGGAGCTTTCACCAATGCAGGATCTTCTGTCACATATACCACCAGATGTGATGATGGCAAGTATTATATGTTAGTAAATTAGGCTGAATTTCAAGTAAATCTGAAGCGAGACAGCTAATCCTCTGAATATATCCTCAAAGGCAGGTCTTTGGTACGTACTTACAGGTGGCTTTTGGAAACATGGTCATATTTtgaaagctgcagagctgaaattTATTAGTAAATCCTGACCAAACTCTTTGTTTCCATGCACAGTAGGCATCTAGTCCTTTCCAGAGCAAAAGTCATGAGGAATTCTGGTAAGTTTGGCCAGAACTGTTTTAAGCAGTAACTTTGACAGAGCTTTCACGTCTAAAGCTGGTTAAATAGACTCTCTTGCAGTGCCAGAACAGGACTCTGCCCACAAGCCTGGCTATTCAGCAGTCACAAACAAAACATGGGACTAGCAGGATGGCCAAGGCCACCCTCTCTAGTGCTCCTATAAACACTCCCAGCTGCACATGTCCTTGCTGGAGCACAGAGGCTGTGTTTGCCTGCACAGACAGGGCATTACAGAACGCAGTTTAACTCTCAGCGAAACGCTTGACTGCAGTCCATGACACAGAGAGCTCTACAGGAATGCTGTGAACCCACAGTGCCTCCATTGGAGATGCCGCTGGTACCACCAGGACTTTGTGTGCAAAGCTCATGCTGCCTGGGCCTGCAGgggagctccagccagagcaggAATTGGCTGTACAgagatttcttttctcattctctGATCATAAAATCAGAGACTGCTTTGGGCTAGAAGAACATTTCATTCCAAttctgctgccatgggcaggaacaccttccactagaccaggctgttccaagccctgtccaacctggcctttgaacatttccagggatgagacagccacagcttctctggacaacctgtgccagggcgtccccaccctcacagggaagaatttcttcccactaTCCTATCAATCCCCgccctctgtcagtgtgaaaCCATTCCCCTTGGACTTGTCACTGCAGGCCCTTGTCCCAAGTCATCTCTCTtgagcccctttaggcacagGAAGGGGCTCTAAAgtctccctgaagccttctcttttccagcccTAGCTGTCTCAATCTGTCTCCAAGCAGAGGTGCTCCAACCCTCAGAGCATCTTTGCGGCCTCTCCACTCACTCATTAACAGGACAGGAAACCTTAATGCCTGTTTAACCCAAAATCTTTTTCTGTGATGACACTTCTCATTTGCAGTGAAATCTCCTACAACACACCTGGCCTTACTTTTTAacatctttcttctccttttccccaaagACAAACAGTTCAAAAAGCTTTACAGCCAAGACTCTTCAGAAACATTCAATCATGTCAGTTTTTTCTGAGGATCACTGCAAACTGAGGCGATACCAAGGAAGGAACACTACCCTCCATTCTCCAGTACTCACTGCTGGCAGACTGGAGGCTCAGGGGCTCTCACTCTGAcctacccaaaccattttaCAGCCTACATTCAACTATACCAAACACAGAGATGTACTTTTGAGGCCACTGCcaagtttccttccttccctgctcctgaaCTGCACCCCCTCCTGACAGTCTGACACAACAAGGAGGCAAAGCTTGTCTCCAAACTGCCAGAAGCTGCACTTCCACACAGGAAGATATGGCCCAGAAACACCAGGTGTAACCAACATCCCCTCAGGACTGAACACAGTGATTATTCTTTTAATCTAAAGACAGGCTGTATTGAGCATCAAGGCTGTACAGCCTGAGAGACAGCTAATGTTACTAGAGCACCAGCAAGGTTCTGTTCTGTCTCAAAAATAACAGGACGGTCTTTCCACTTACAGAAAAATTTGTAACTTAAACATTAATGAGACATCATGGAGAAAAAATGAATAACATTAATGAGACatcatggagaaaaaaatgaatattttatgaaaatatataaatgaagCAGTTATTAATACAGCCACTGAAAGCAGTATTTACCTCTTGGGCTTGAAGACAACCTTCTGTCCTCCTTCAAGTATCAGCAAAGCTTTCAGCTGTGTCCCTTTGTACCCCACATCAGCTTTGATGATCTTCTTGGTGGTCATGGCGTGCATGATAGCGCCCAGCTCGGGGGTGTCCTCGGGGTACACCTCGCGGGGCACCACCCACTGCGCCGCGATCTCCCAGGGCGACTGCAGCGTGTGCTCCAGGCGCGGGTCCAGCGCCACGCGCAGCCCCGCCAGCATCCGCTGGAACGCGCGCTGGTCCTCCCGGTTGGCAGCTGAGGTGTCCAGGTTGTCGATGAGGAAAACCTTGGTGAAAATGAAGATGACGAGGAGGATGGCCAACAGCACAACTCGCTGCTTCAGCTTCATGGTGCCTTTCAGCCCTTCTCCCCTGACCCTTTCTTCCAAGCGTTACGGGAAGTCTGTTGGAGATCAGGGTGAGGAAGGGGATGTTAGCTGATGAATTTCATGCCTAACTTGCACTGTAAAAGATGTCTCACCACTGAAGCATCTCCTGGTACccctaaaaataaacaaaacacaaacttaCAATCCTGCAGATCCCACCAAACTCAAAATCAATTTTATGGTTGGAACATAAGCCTGCATTCGTGGAAACCTGTATCCTAAAGGCTGAACATTTAAAACACACTGGGTttgctgccttcctgcagcCTTTCTGTGATTTGCATGGAAGGGGAAATTGCCAGATAGCATCTCTGCACAGCTGAAATCATAGCAGCTGCAACCACAATGGGCAAGACTTTTGCAGGGAACTATAGTTTAATATGATTGCTCCAATTTCACATGCACTTTTCCACTAGTGCGAGATCCCATGATTGCTGGTGTCCTAAAGACCTATCCCTCAGAAAAGCTCCCAGGTCGATTTTAAGACAGCTTACAACAGTGAGAACAGCTGCACAAGGTACAAGAAGGTACTTGAAGGTACAAGACATAAGGACAGAATAGACTTAATTGTTTATTGCCTTTAATTTGCTGCCACTCTAACTGACTCcgttttttttccagtcttaaaaaaaaatgagctgggGTGGGGGATGGCATCTTTACTTCCTTGTAGTTAGTTAAGTTCCTTCTGCATTCAACTGCAAAACCCATAACCACAGAAAACAACTGTTTTCTGCAATCTCAACCAAATTAACTAGAAAAAATATCACAGACCACTAACCCTTGCCTGTTCTCAGCATCCTCACCTACAACAGTTAAAACCACATCTGTTTCTATATTGGGCTGCAAAATACATCTGGCCCCTCAAGAAGCCTTGGGCAGGGCAATATTTGCATGTAAGGACCAGAGAACGCACCATCAACTGTATTCAGTTATAAAGACAGAATTACCTTCCTAGTATTAGCTGAATGCAGTCAAAAGCCAAACAGAAAGGGGACATGAGGCACACCTCTgaggggcactgggagccagcaggaatttctcttcACCAGCCACACTGATCATGCAAACCCCAAACAGCACCCTGAGCTGGGGGAGGACTGACACAGAAAAGCCTTCTCATGCGATTTAACAATAACTGTACAAATCAGCCATAATTAATCATGGCACTGGAAAAAATGAGCTGCCACAGGCTGATTTACCAACAGCAACCACAGGACAGCCAGGCCATGCCTGGCAAGGCACACACAGGTCACAGCCATCAATGCAGAATCAGGCTGGCACAGTCTAAGAGTGTTGGTATAAAAGGACATGCAAACCCACAGAGGACTCCACAGCACCCAGAACAAATTTCCATGAGGTCTAGAGCAGACCCACCCAGCCACACGGCTCTCCCACATCCCTGTTAGCactcacagcaggacagagaccCCAGCAAGGGCAGAGAGTAGAAGCCTCTGGGATGCTTCAAACTAGAACCACGGTCTCCTGTTAACTGTGTAATACTGATTTTAATCTGTTGGAAAATAAGTGCTTGTGCTCATACTGAAAGAGAACAAATCACATATTTATATGGAAATTAGAGCATATTATTCTTCTTCATCTAGTTTTGTTTTGGCAGCCTGTTCTTCTCCAGACAGGACTGCCACCTTGCACATTACCCACATTACATTCTATGTATTCACATTCTATGTGAAGCACAGACAACGAAGTTGCACCTGACCCAAAAGCTCTCATTCCTGCAGATACAGACTCACCCAGGAAGAGATCCTTAAATAATAATCACATTATTCTTAAACTTAAGCAGACAAGCAAAGCGGATTGGCTGCACCTGCACCCTCTCATTTTAACTGCATAATTCACCTCTTTAAAACTACTAATTCTGAATCATTTTGAGCACTGCttccattcatttttaaaatccattagAGTTTGTAAGGAGCTAGGCAGAAGAACAGAGGTCATTTCAGAACAGTTACTCCTCACTATGGGATATGTGTATGTACACACACATTTAAAGAAAGCCTCACAGCTCAGTGCTGGCTGACTAAAGCACTAAAGCTCAGGGCAGGATGTTCCACACCTCTGGAGCTCAAGATGAGCACTCACTTTTCTAGACTGATTTCCAGGAATGCTGAGTTTCTCTAGGGATATTCTTCCTGAGGCTCAGGGAGAATACAACTACAGTCACTTAAATTAAAGGTAATTTACTTAGTTTATCTTTTGTGAGGGTTTTGAAACTACTTTTGGCTGAAACCCTCCAACAAGGTAAACAGaatgtacaaaaataaataaaattcaatatttaaCTATTTGCTGGTGAGTTGGCTCTCACTTTTTAGCAACATCTGAGGACATGAGtcatctgctgctttccttcaaCAAACACCAAAGCACCCCCGAGGTTGCCATGCAATCAATTTCCCAGTGCTCCATGCACAGCCTGCACTTTGCTCCTTGGTGCCAACATTACACTCTCTGCTCTGCAAGCCAAGGGAACTGAATCCTTTTATGAACAAGTTTAGCACGGACAGCAAGAACTTGAGTTTACTGTTTTAAATTGAAGATGGCAAGGGTGACAGTGTTGAGGcaatgtaagaaaatatttatcccATTTTGGaagaaagtaatttgaaaaagaCAAGCCTTTGGCAAAGTCTTGGAATGGAAAGGAAGATTATGAGAACTCCACAAGTGTCAAGCTGGAATGaggaatggccctggaatgAGGTCAGAGATGAGAAAAGTGAAATAACAATACAccatcaaaattttaaaaaggaaaaaataaggtgAGTGTGAGCAGAACTCTGTGGAATGAA contains:
- the FAM20B gene encoding glycosaminoglycan xylosylkinase isoform X2 yields the protein MKLKQRVVLLAILLVIFIFTKVFLIDNLDTSAANREDQRAFQRMLAGLRVALDPRLEHTLQSPWEIAAQWVVPREVYPEDTPELGAIMHAMTTKKIIKADVGYKGTQLKALLILEGGQKVVFKPKRYARDYIVEGEPYAGYDRHNAEVAAFHLDRILGFRRAPLVVGRFVNLRTEIKPVATEQLLGTFMTVGNNTCFYGKCYYCRETEPACADGDIMEGSVTLWLPDVWPLQKHRHPWGRTYREGKLARWEYDESYCDAVKKTSPYDSGPRLLDIIDTAIFDYLIGNADRHHYESFQDDEGASMLILLDNAKSFGNPALDERSILAPLYQCCIWHLS